The following are encoded together in the Candidatus Auribacterota bacterium genome:
- a CDS encoding C4-type zinc ribbon domain-containing protein, with product MHQIQQNIARLLVVQEKERQLLDLEESKERLPRLLEEIHGRIAEAEGDLHEIKASVKELQMKKKELEIDSESALEAVAKYEKQQFEIKSNVEYQALQKEINDRKIENSRIEDRIIEVMEKVDEKERLVRSSEEALTREREKLAAEEKIVSKEVAKLDARINDLKGERDKLLPDISQAILRKYQRIFANKRDTAIVPLVNYVCGGCHMRLPPQIANNVRKTDELVICENCSRILYWPEGLEKKEDAAEPVSSETAEK from the coding sequence ATGCACCAGATACAGCAGAATATTGCCCGGCTTTTGGTGGTTCAGGAAAAAGAGAGGCAGCTCCTCGATCTCGAGGAGTCAAAGGAGCGGCTGCCCCGTCTGCTCGAAGAGATCCATGGGCGGATCGCGGAGGCAGAGGGAGATTTGCATGAGATAAAAGCCAGTGTGAAAGAGCTCCAGATGAAAAAGAAAGAGCTGGAGATCGATTCCGAGAGCGCGCTGGAAGCGGTCGCCAAGTATGAAAAGCAGCAGTTCGAGATAAAGTCGAACGTCGAGTACCAGGCGCTCCAAAAGGAAATCAACGACCGCAAGATCGAAAACTCGAGGATAGAGGACAGAATCATCGAAGTAATGGAGAAGGTGGACGAGAAGGAGCGGCTCGTCAGGAGCAGCGAGGAAGCACTCACGCGAGAGCGGGAGAAGCTCGCGGCGGAAGAGAAGATAGTCTCTAAAGAAGTGGCGAAGCTGGATGCGAGAATCAACGATCTGAAGGGAGAACGGGATAAGTTGCTGCCGGACATCAGCCAGGCGATCCTGCGCAAGTACCAGCGCATCTTCGCGAACAAGCGCGACACCGCGATTGTCCCGCTCGTCAACTACGTGTGCGGCGGATGCCACATGCGCCTCCCGCCGCAGATCGCGAACAACGTGCGGAAGACTGATGAGCTGGTGATCTGCGAGAACTGCTCGCGAATCCTCTACTGGCCGGAGGGGTTGGAAAAGAAGGAGGATGCCGCAGAGCCTGTCTCCTCAGAAACGGCCGAGAAATAA
- a CDS encoding SGNH/GDSL hydrolase family protein — MHSKSSCKLLLLKLAAFFISVALSLIVIEIAVRLIPEKKPPRMDMPLFRTALMPYNSLGYQDFEYPLQKGRNVFRIIATGDSFTEGGYVSFEDSYPKKLEYYLNFCGNTKGVTYQVVNMSRGGRSTPQEVMVLKRHADALKPDLAILGYCLNDPEDWEEGSDYLHKLRDKCYYRISAKPEGWASFFYNHSTLVRLVTQRLFNTKVMRGHIKYFHKLYRDTYPGWQKAKAALFDLGEFSRTSHIPVRVVIFPLFPYGWGDNYPFSDIHEKLHSVLEKAGLPYVDLLPHLKEMDHSSLEYVPDKDPHPSELADRIAAEALWQELMRSGVTPEGKRSDTDIVFPKAPPK; from the coding sequence ATGCACTCGAAATCGTCGTGCAAACTGCTGCTGCTTAAACTTGCGGCGTTTTTCATCAGTGTCGCGCTGTCACTGATCGTGATCGAGATCGCCGTCCGCCTGATCCCGGAGAAGAAGCCCCCACGCATGGATATGCCCCTCTTCAGGACCGCTCTCATGCCCTATAACTCGCTGGGGTATCAGGACTTTGAATATCCCCTGCAAAAAGGGCGGAATGTGTTCAGAATTATAGCGACGGGAGATTCCTTTACCGAGGGGGGATACGTAAGTTTCGAGGATAGCTACCCGAAAAAGCTCGAGTACTATTTGAATTTTTGCGGAAATACCAAGGGAGTAACTTACCAGGTTGTCAACATGAGCAGGGGGGGCAGGTCAACTCCCCAAGAGGTCATGGTACTCAAACGCCATGCCGACGCACTCAAGCCCGACCTGGCTATTCTGGGCTATTGCCTCAATGACCCGGAGGACTGGGAGGAGGGGTCCGACTACTTGCACAAGCTCAGGGACAAATGTTACTACCGAATCTCTGCAAAGCCAGAGGGATGGGCATCTTTCTTCTACAATCATTCCACATTGGTCAGATTGGTCACGCAGAGATTATTCAATACCAAAGTGATGCGCGGACACATAAAGTACTTTCATAAGCTTTACAGGGACACATATCCGGGATGGCAGAAGGCAAAGGCTGCCCTTTTCGATTTAGGGGAATTTTCCCGGACCTCCCATATCCCTGTGCGAGTGGTCATTTTCCCATTGTTCCCTTACGGGTGGGGCGATAACTATCCATTCTCCGATATTCACGAAAAGCTTCACTCCGTACTGGAAAAGGCAGGATTGCCGTATGTTGACCTGTTACCTCATTTGAAGGAGATGGACCACAGCAGCCTTGAATATGTTCCTGATAAAGACCCGCACCCGAGCGAACTTGCAGATCGGATAGCGGCCGAGGCGCTCTGGCAGGAGCTGATGAGGAGCGGGGTGACGCCGGAGGGGAAAAGGTCGGATACGGACATCGTGTTCCCGAAGGCCCCCCCGAAATAG
- a CDS encoding DUF2157 domain-containing protein — protein MGPPEETQPLTESILTSLSQGKSNEQIYRELLDRGLTVQMIHEAFGEITSTGEREDTQKRTIRLILTIGAILIAAGVFSFIAANWKGMSRVTKVATIVSAMLVIDAGAWHFRERSRLAKMGEALLLLGSFMYGAGIFLVAQMFHMRANWPDGFILWMAGVIAMGFAADAFSLFYLAIPIGIVALVGYPMGIFGNMQGYNPFLLTSPLLLLGATLALLAAGIAVRKKMPSELRRLY, from the coding sequence ATGGGACCCCCAGAAGAAACACAGCCCCTCACCGAATCCATCCTCACCTCGCTGTCGCAGGGGAAATCCAATGAGCAGATCTACAGGGAGCTCCTCGACCGCGGATTGACGGTTCAGATGATACATGAGGCATTCGGCGAAATCACCTCCACCGGGGAGAGGGAAGACACCCAGAAACGGACGATACGGCTCATCCTCACCATCGGCGCCATCCTCATCGCCGCGGGCGTCTTCTCCTTTATCGCCGCCAACTGGAAGGGGATGAGCAGGGTAACCAAAGTCGCGACCATCGTTTCAGCCATGCTGGTGATCGACGCGGGCGCCTGGCACTTCAGGGAGCGTTCCCGGCTCGCGAAAATGGGGGAGGCGCTGCTCCTGCTCGGCTCTTTCATGTATGGGGCGGGGATCTTCCTCGTCGCCCAGATGTTCCACATGAGGGCGAACTGGCCCGATGGCTTCATACTATGGATGGCGGGGGTGATTGCGATGGGCTTTGCGGCAGATGCGTTCTCGCTCTTCTATCTCGCCATCCCGATAGGCATTGTCGCCCTGGTCGGCTATCCGATGGGTATTTTCGGCAACATGCAGGGTTATAACCCGTTCCTGCTCACCTCACCACTGCTGCTGCTGGGCGCCACGCTCGCGCTCCTCGCGGCGGGCATTGCGGTGCGGAAGAAAATGCCGTCCGAACTAAGGAGGCTTTACTAG
- a CDS encoding glycosyltransferase family 4 protein: MKVLLLAPQPFYQLRGTPIAVKRLAEAFSRKGWRVDILTFHEGSDVQIPNVRVFRIPRIPGARGVRPGFSLKKLLCDMALSVKAVRITRHAQYDLVHAVEESAFIALLIKWATGCPYTYDMDSCLSEQMTDSHPGLKPLLPILQGLEGFVIRKAHAVLAVCDALRDYACSKGARHAMVLPDAPLCAPPIHGAPRGKIGGGSANQISLMYIGNLEKYQGIDLLLEGFSRFARSDSNSSLEIIGGNPEHVTYYREVCRIKKIGDRVHFRGEQPPERLGAFMAEADVLVSPRTQGVNTPMKIYSYLQAGKPILATDMPAHSQVLSPDFSLLVPPEPEAFARAMARLASDAPLRANLGARALHVARTRYSPEDFDRTAFAFCDLAERRLVEDGYLKPALDTSPQ; encoded by the coding sequence ATGAAAGTACTGCTGTTGGCCCCTCAGCCGTTTTACCAGCTGCGGGGGACCCCCATCGCCGTGAAGCGGCTCGCCGAGGCTTTCTCCCGCAAGGGATGGCGCGTGGATATCCTGACGTTCCATGAGGGATCCGACGTCCAGATCCCCAACGTGCGCGTTTTCCGCATCCCCCGCATTCCCGGCGCGCGCGGCGTACGTCCGGGGTTCTCTCTCAAGAAGCTACTCTGCGACATGGCGCTCTCCGTGAAGGCCGTGCGAATCACGCGGCATGCGCAGTACGACCTGGTCCACGCCGTCGAAGAGTCCGCGTTCATCGCCCTGCTCATCAAATGGGCAACCGGCTGCCCGTACACCTACGACATGGACTCCTGCCTGTCCGAACAGATGACCGACTCACACCCGGGGTTGAAGCCGCTACTGCCGATATTACAGGGACTCGAGGGGTTTGTCATCAGAAAAGCTCATGCCGTGCTCGCGGTGTGCGACGCCCTGCGCGACTACGCCTGCTCGAAGGGGGCACGGCACGCCATGGTGCTCCCGGATGCGCCCCTGTGCGCACCTCCCATCCATGGCGCACCCCGGGGGAAGATCGGCGGCGGCTCCGCAAATCAGATCTCCCTCATGTATATCGGGAACCTGGAGAAGTACCAGGGAATCGATCTGCTCCTCGAGGGCTTCTCCCGTTTTGCGCGGTCTGATAGCAACTCTTCCCTCGAGATCATCGGCGGCAACCCGGAGCATGTCACGTACTACAGGGAGGTCTGCCGCATAAAAAAAATCGGGGACCGGGTCCATTTCAGGGGGGAGCAGCCGCCGGAGAGACTCGGAGCGTTCATGGCGGAGGCCGACGTCCTCGTCTCCCCCCGCACTCAAGGCGTGAACACGCCCATGAAGATCTATTCCTATCTCCAGGCCGGGAAACCCATCCTCGCGACTGACATGCCGGCCCACAGCCAGGTCCTCTCCCCTGATTTTTCCCTCCTTGTCCCCCCCGAACCAGAGGCGTTCGCCCGGGCCATGGCGCGGCTCGCATCGGACGCGCCGCTCCGCGCGAATCTCGGCGCGCGGGCCCTCCACGTGGCCCGCACCCGCTACTCGCCCGAGGACTTCGACAGGACCGCCTTCGCCTTCTGTGACCTCGCGGAACGGCGGCTCGTCGAGGACGGGTATCTTAAACCAGCGCTCGACACATCGCCACAATAA
- a CDS encoding GDYXXLXY domain-containing protein: MAIAKRTRFIMAITMQLAVIFTMIAYKVSILRGGAEVLLKIEPLDPRDMIRGDYITFQYAISNLDQGLLQGTPVRNGDTVYVTLLQSGKFWTAHAAQRTTPQGDALVFLKGTVASGGLASGASRTDSKLPRGSRIHLVYGIEEYFIPEGKGKGITLRMMNESFARVAIDRNGKAVLRKIHLDGKPWP, encoded by the coding sequence ATGGCGATCGCGAAGCGGACCCGGTTCATCATGGCGATAACCATGCAGCTCGCAGTCATCTTCACCATGATCGCGTACAAAGTCTCCATACTCAGGGGTGGAGCAGAGGTACTCCTGAAGATCGAGCCGTTGGATCCGAGGGACATGATTCGCGGGGATTACATCACCTTCCAGTATGCGATCTCGAACCTCGATCAAGGCCTGTTGCAGGGCACGCCCGTGAGGAACGGGGACACCGTGTACGTCACCCTCCTTCAATCAGGCAAGTTCTGGACGGCGCACGCGGCGCAGAGAACCACGCCTCAAGGAGATGCCCTGGTGTTCCTCAAGGGCACGGTGGCGAGCGGCGGACTTGCGAGCGGGGCATCGCGGACAGATTCGAAGCTGCCCCGCGGCTCACGCATACATCTGGTATACGGCATCGAGGAATACTTCATCCCTGAGGGGAAGGGGAAGGGAATCACCCTCCGCATGATGAATGAGTCTTTTGCCCGCGTGGCCATTGACAGGAACGGTAAAGCGGTGCTGAGGAAGATTCACCTCGACGGCAAACCATGGCCGTAA